From a single Stackebrandtia endophytica genomic region:
- a CDS encoding GntR family transcriptional regulator encodes MRKHEELRLALLTEIRALPEHAPLPTERDIAAVHRVSRNTVRLALDALETSGDVYRIQGAGTFVASRVVSKSATLTSFSQDMEARGLRPGSRLLAADTVTADERLAEQLGLAVEDPVVRVSRLRLADDAPMCLENVHLPASLVPGLVQRDLSGSLYRLLLDEYGLEVHRAEQSVTAVELDQTRAMLLGMPRHAAALEVERVGLDQRDRPVEMTTTTYRADRYEVRFTVRRRR; translated from the coding sequence GTGCGTAAACACGAAGAGCTGCGATTGGCGTTGCTGACCGAGATTCGGGCCTTGCCCGAGCACGCCCCGTTGCCCACCGAACGCGACATCGCCGCCGTTCACCGGGTCTCCCGCAACACCGTCCGACTCGCGCTGGACGCGCTGGAGACCTCCGGCGACGTCTACCGGATCCAGGGCGCCGGAACCTTCGTCGCCAGTCGAGTGGTGTCGAAGTCGGCCACCTTGACCTCGTTCAGTCAGGACATGGAGGCACGAGGCCTGCGGCCCGGGTCGCGTCTACTGGCCGCCGACACCGTCACCGCCGACGAGCGACTCGCCGAACAGTTGGGATTGGCCGTCGAAGACCCGGTTGTGCGCGTCAGTCGACTCCGCCTCGCCGACGACGCTCCCATGTGTCTGGAGAACGTCCATCTGCCGGCGAGCCTGGTGCCCGGCCTCGTTCAGCGTGATCTGTCCGGTTCGCTCTACCGGTTGCTGCTCGACGAATACGGCCTTGAGGTTCACCGCGCCGAACAGTCCGTCACCGCCGTCGAACTCGACCAGACCCGGGCGATGCTGCTGGGCATGCCACGGCATGCCGCCGCCCTGGAAGTCGAGCGGGTCGGACTCGACCAACGCGACCGGCCCGTCGAGATGACCACCACTACCTACCGAGCCGACCGGTACGAGGTCCGATTCACGGTGCGCAGAAGACGATGA